The genomic window AATAGAATTATTGAATTAATAGATCAAGAGATAGCTCATGCAAACCAAGGACAGACAAGTGAAATTATTTTAAAAGTTAACTCTCTCACAGACAAAATTATCATTAATAAACTTATAGAGGCTTCACAAGCAGGAGTTAAAGTTATCATGATTATACGCGGTATCTGTTGTGTAAGAGCAGGTATAGAAGGTTATACCCATAACATGACGGTAATCAGTATTGTTGGGAGATTCCTTGAACATTCTAGAATATATGTCTTTGGTTCTAAAGAAAGAGCCCAAATCTTTATTTCCTCTGGAGACTTCATGACACGAAACACAGAACGTCGTGTAGAAGTTGCTGTCCCAATCTATGATGCATTCAATAAACAGGAGATTTTAGAATGGCTGAATACTATGATGCGTGACAATGTAAAGGCCAGAGTACAAAATAGTGATGGCACTTACTCTTTAAGAAGTACGCCGGCAGATCCTCTTGATTCACAGCTTTATTTCTATGAGGCAGCTTATAAAAAATCAGCCCAAAAACAAGATTTCTCTCTTCCTCCAAAAAGCAAGTTCAAAATAGTTGATCTCATTAAAAATAAGCTCAAACACCTTATACTAAAAAAATCATAAGCAAATAGCGGCTTATGATTTTTTAGTATTCTTCTACTTCCCACTCATCTTCCCATTTCATAATATTTTTAATGGCACGGGAGTTTTTGTCCATGAATTCTGTTGCGAAGTTATCCGCATCCTCTTCACTCATTATTCTGTTTGTCATATACTGAAATCTATGCCTTAATTCATGACATAATGCATGAAGTGTGTAAAGCTGAAAACTTTGCTTATCTTCTCCATCATCGTTTTCTGAAAATACAAATAGACATATTGTATCAGAACCCATGTTATAAAAACCTTCTGTTCTTCCAAATAATATAGGTAAAAAAGACAACCCTATAGGCAACAAATTTTTAAATAGATCCCGCCTTTTTTCATAGATAATAATTGTTTCTGGCCTATAGGCCTCATCAAATAGTTTTAAAAACTTTTTGATTTGTTTAGCTTTAAAGTAAAATTCTCTTTGATTAATTATTTTCATTTAATCTCCCTTTTAACGAATAATCTATACTCGTTTTATTTGTTACTTACTTTCACCCTCATTATAGCATTTTGACTTTATTTATGATATGCTATTAGCTAATTCAACTATCTTTTTCCAATTTAAAACGGAGGTCTGTCTATGTCAAAATATAAGATTTGTAAACATACCTATCATTATAATAAATTAATTAAGGCTTTAGAAGATAATCATATTGAATTTAAGGTCAAAGATTGTATTAAAAAATGCTCAAAATGCCGTGATAAACTCCTTATTCAAAAAGATGATGACTACATATCTGCTAAAACTATAGAAAAACTATTATCAAAATTAGATCATAAAGTATAGAGACAATAAAACATCCTGTAGTTTAGCAAGTTGCGTTGCTAAACTACAGGATGTTTTTATATGTGAAGCGTACGTATTCATTATCAGTAAACATATCCCTCCTCTAATGTCTTTTTGGCTATTTTTGCACATCATTTTAGGATTTTATATCATGTCTTATAATATATTTATGTTTTTTCTTAGAGACATCACCTGAAGATATTTTTATATGTATTATCTTTGCAGCAAGTAAAACATAATTGTTACCGCTAGTAAATCTGCAGCTCCACCAGGGCTAATATTTCTTCTTATGAAGTCTCTGTCCATATGTTCAACGTACGCTTTCCCATCTCCGGTAAATATGCCACCTAGTTCTAATGCTTCTTTGGCTCTTTTCTGTACATCAACTAGAGTTGTCATATCATGTCTTGAAAGTATATTTGTATCTTCTGTTATTGACATTAAATGAAGGAGTACATTCACTAAGATATCATTAATCGAATGACCTCTATCCTGCATATATGCATACATTTTTGGATAGGCCAGATTTGTTACAGTTGGAAATCCTTCTTCAGCTTCTCCTCTAATTCCTTTAATACCATAATTTAAATAAAGTTTTTCTCCAGCACTTAGCACTTCTTTTAAAGCTATATCCACAAAATCTTTTTCGCACAATTCTTTGACAAGTTTTTTTACTTCTTCTGATATCTCCAAAATATCAATGGCTAAATCACCCG from Cellulosilyticum sp. I15G10I2 includes these protein-coding regions:
- the citG gene encoding triphosphoribosyl-dephospho-CoA synthase CitG, with the translated sequence MTNSRIYEKISQCAIQALLYEVTASPKPGLVDRYNCGAHKDMDIFTFMSSSAALSSYFYDCCVETMRMIEKSENEFDRYDNLFMVLRGLGLKAEKSMYEATKGVNTHKGLIFSLGLIASAATIVFYKTGDLAIDILEISEEVKKLVKELCEKDFVDIALKEVLSAGEKLYLNYGIKGIRGEAEEGFPTVTNLAYPKMYAYMQDRGHSINDILVNVLLHLMSITEDTNILSRHDMTTLVDVQKRAKEALELGGIFTGDGKAYVEHMDRDFIRRNISPGGAADLLAVTIMFYLLQR